In Streptomyces camelliae, the sequence GGCCTACTCGTCACGCGGCAACCGCGTTCACCTGCGCAGACGCAACATCAAGGCCGTCATCCCCGAGAAAGTCGACCAGGCCGCGAACCGGAAGAAGAAGGGCTCCAGCGGCGGTCGGCCCGTCAGCCACGACGCCGAGCTGTACAAGGAGCGGAACACCGTCGAGCGGCTGATCAACAAGCTCAAGGCCTGGCGAGGCATCGCAACCCGGTACGACAAGACCCCGGAGAGCTACCTCGCCGGCCTCCACCTCCGCGCCTCGATGATCTGGATCAAAGACCTCACCAGAGCGAGTCATTGATCACGACTCAGTACGCGCCCTAGTACCAGGTGCGTTCGGTCCGCCGAGGGCGCCGCCGCACACTTCTCCTTGGGCTTGCGAGAGGCGATCGGGCACACTTCCCGGACCTGGGAAAAGGGGTCAATGCGGGGCCGGTCATGGGGCGCAGGAAACCTTGCCCCCTTCGGCGCGGGATTCGTGAACAACGCCGCGCTGTCGACCGTGGTCGGCGTGGTCTGGTTCCTGGCCATGCTGTTCGTGGTGTTCGGCGACGCCCGATTCGCCGTCCGCGCGCAGCCCGTCATGTCCGGCGCCGAGGGGCCATTTACGCTCTCTTCGCGTACTCGTCCTCTTCCGCGCCCACAACGCCCTCACGTTCGACTGGTCCCGGCTCGGCTCCAGGCACTTCTGGGGCTGGGATGTGACCAGCAAGGTCAGTGAGGAGAGACCCGCAACCGTCTTCGTACGACCGGCTGTCGCGATGCTGGCATGTCTGCGAGCGGTGCCAGCAGCGCCCTCTTCGCGCGGTGGCGGCTCACGACTGGAATCGGCTCGCGGCCCAGGAGCGTGAAGAGGGCACTATGCGAGCCGGCCTTCGAGATGTCGTACGACGACGGGACCAGCCGGCAGGTCGGACCCGTGGGTCCGGGTGGGCTGTTTCTGCACCATCCCGGTCAGCGGGCCGTCAGCACCAGCAAGAGCCCGACCAGCGCCGGGACAGTCTGCACGAAGAGAATCTTCCGGCTGGAGGTCACGGCCCCGTACACACCCGCCACGGCCACACAGACAAGGAAGAAGACCCTCGCCTGGAATCCCACGGGGTCGGACGCCACGGCGCCCCACACCAGACCAGCGGAGAGGAAGCCGTTGTACAGCCCCTGGTTGGCCGCGAGCACTTTCGTCTGCGAGGCGAACTCGGCACTGGTCCCGAAGGCGGCCCGAGCCCGCGGGGTGGTCCACAGAAACATCTCCAGAACCAGGATGTAGGCGTGCAAGGCGGCTATGGTCAGCACTGCGACGGTCGCGATGATCGACATGACAACAGGATCGCAGACCGGTCCGTTCCCCTCGATCGCGGGGAGGCCACGACTCGGGAGTTGCGTTACACACTGCTGGTTCGAGAAGCCCGCCAAAGGACCGCAATATTTGACGCACGTGGGCCATCGTCACCGCAGACCGCAGACCGCAGACCGCAGACCGCAGACCGCAGACCGCACACCGCAGAGTCAGCGACCTCTTTCAGCGTTGTCGCTCCAAGGCGAGGACCGCTGCGGAGATTGACGACATTCGATTCTGACTACGACATCGGGATTTGCGGAAGATCCGCCACGACTTCAGTCGTGCGACGCCGCGCTCGACCGGTAGCCCGTGCGGCGGACAGCGCGCGGTTGACGGTTTGTTGGGTGGGCGTGAGGCCACGGCCTGGTGGGCGTCTGAGGGGTGTCGTCACCCACGGGTCGGCTCCCGTGTAGGCACGGGTCGGCGAGGACCGGAACGCCCTGCCGCCTCGCAGATCCGAATGATCCGGTGGGTGCCGACTGCGGTCTGGTCGTGCCCGCGGCCGGGCAGGGCGGGTGAGATCCAGAGCGGTCAGCCATGCGGATCGGTCACGAGCTGTACGTTCACGCCGTGCTGGCGGTGTTGGTGGGAGTAGTCGGCCCGACTGTCGCCAACCCGGTCGCACTCGGCCAGAGTCCCCGTCGAGCAAAACGTGGTCGGGGTCGGCCTCGCACAGGACGCGCAGCAGTCCGGGCGCGCGGTCGGCGAGCAGGTTGACCACCGCGGTCACGTAGGCGGGGGTGGTGCCGACGGCGATGCCGAAGCCTGCAGCGATCTGCACGGCGGTGTCCTGCCGGCGCAGGTACACCAGGCCTGCCAAGGCACGCTGGTGCGGCGGGAGCTTACAACGGCGGTTACTTTTGCGGGTGACCGGTCCCCAAAGCCCTCTGACCAGTCCGAGAGCAAAGCGTTCCACCCAGGGGGAGCACGGGTCACCGTTCACAGGCCACGCCGGTCCTGCTCCCTCGTGAAGAAGCCACTCGGCTTCATGACGGCAGGCTACCGACGGCCACCCGACCCCCATCACCACACTCGCCACGGCAGGGCAGCCGCGTCTGCAAT encodes:
- a CDS encoding DUF1304 domain-containing protein, with amino-acid sequence MSIIATVAVLTIAALHAYILVLEMFLWTTPRARAAFGTSAEFASQTKVLAANQGLYNGFLSAGLVWGAVASDPVGFQARVFFLVCVAVAGVYGAVTSSRKILFVQTVPALVGLLLVLTAR